Proteins encoded by one window of Enterobacter pseudoroggenkampii:
- the paaK gene encoding phenylacetate--CoA ligase PaaK: MTNTTKLDPIETASLDELQALQTERLKWTLHHAYSNVPMYKRKFDAAGVHPDDFKELADIRKFPCTTKQDLRDNYPFDTFAVPMEQVVRIHASSGTTGKPTVVGYTQGDIDNWANLVARSLRAAGGSAKDKIHVAYGYGLFTGGLGAHYGAERLGATVIPMSGGQTEKQAQLIRDFQPDMIMVTPSYCLNLIEELERQMGGDASTCSLRVGVFGAEPWTQAMRREIEKRLGITALDIYGLSEVMGPGVAMECIETVDGPTIWEDHFYPEIVNPNDGTPLDDGQQGELLFTTLTKEALPVIRYRTRDLTRLLPATARSMRRMDRISGRSDDMLIIRGVNVFPSQLEEEIVKFEHLSPHYQLEVNRRGHLDSLSVKVELKESSLTLTHEQRCQVCHQLRHRIKSMVGISTDVTIVNCGSIPRSEGKACRVFDLRKAAANG; this comes from the coding sequence ATGACAAATACAACAAAGCTTGATCCGATTGAAACGGCCTCCCTTGACGAGTTACAGGCGCTGCAGACCGAACGTCTGAAGTGGACGCTGCATCACGCCTACAGCAACGTGCCGATGTACAAACGCAAGTTTGACGCCGCGGGCGTTCATCCTGACGATTTCAAAGAGCTGGCGGATATCCGTAAGTTCCCGTGCACCACCAAGCAGGACCTGCGGGATAATTATCCGTTCGATACCTTCGCCGTGCCGATGGAGCAGGTGGTGCGCATTCACGCCTCATCCGGCACCACCGGCAAACCGACGGTTGTCGGCTACACCCAGGGTGACATCGACAACTGGGCCAACCTCGTGGCGCGCTCCCTGCGCGCCGCGGGCGGCAGCGCGAAGGACAAAATTCACGTGGCGTATGGCTATGGCCTGTTTACCGGCGGGCTGGGGGCACACTACGGCGCCGAGCGTTTAGGCGCGACGGTGATCCCGATGTCCGGCGGCCAGACGGAGAAGCAGGCGCAGCTGATCCGCGATTTCCAGCCGGACATGATCATGGTGACGCCATCCTACTGCCTCAACCTGATTGAGGAACTGGAGCGTCAGATGGGCGGCGATGCCAGCACCTGTTCCCTGCGCGTGGGCGTCTTCGGCGCCGAGCCGTGGACGCAGGCCATGCGTCGCGAAATTGAAAAACGCTTAGGCATTACCGCCCTGGACATCTATGGCCTCTCCGAAGTGATGGGGCCGGGCGTGGCGATGGAGTGTATCGAAACCGTCGACGGCCCGACCATCTGGGAAGACCACTTCTACCCGGAGATCGTCAACCCGAACGACGGCACGCCGCTGGATGACGGTCAGCAGGGCGAACTGCTGTTCACCACGCTGACCAAAGAGGCGCTGCCGGTGATCCGCTACCGCACCCGCGACCTGACGCGTCTGCTCCCGGCAACCGCGCGCAGCATGCGCCGTATGGACCGCATCAGCGGCCGCAGCGACGATATGCTGATCATTCGCGGCGTCAACGTCTTCCCGTCGCAGCTGGAAGAGGAGATTGTGAAGTTCGAACATCTTTCGCCGCACTACCAGCTGGAGGTGAACCGTCGCGGGCATCTTGATTCACTTTCCGTGAAGGTGGAGCTGAAAGAGAGCAGCCTCACGCTGACGCACGAGCAGCGTTGCCAGGTGTGTCACCAGCTGCGCCACCGCATTAAGTCGATGGTGGGGATTTCCACCGACGTGACGATCGTGAACTGCGGCAGCATTCCGCGCTCGGAGGGGAAAGCCTGCCGGGTGTTTGACCTGCGTAAAGCGGCGGCCAACGGTTAA
- the paaX gene encoding phenylacetic acid degradation operon negative regulatory protein PaaX produces the protein MNHMNKLDAFIQHAVSSVPVSGTSLISSLYGDALSHRGGEIWLGSLAALLEGMGFGERFVRTALFRLNKEGWLDVSRIGRRSFYRLSDKGLRLTRRAENKIYRAELPAWDGKWLLLLSEGLDKTTLADVKKQLIWQGFGTLAPSLMASPSQHLADVQSLLHDAGVAENVIFFEAHSPLALSRAALRSRVEECWQLTEQNAMYESFISSFRPLLPLLKEAAPEDLTPERCFQIQLLLIHFYRRVVLKDPLLPEELLPAHWAGQSARQLCINIYQRVAPGALAFVSEKGETSVGELPVPGTLYYQRFGGLTSA, from the coding sequence ATGAATCACATGAATAAACTTGACGCCTTTATCCAGCACGCGGTCAGTTCCGTTCCCGTCAGCGGGACCTCGCTTATCTCCTCGTTATACGGTGACGCGCTTTCCCATCGCGGCGGAGAGATTTGGCTCGGCAGCCTGGCCGCGTTACTGGAAGGGATGGGATTTGGAGAGCGCTTTGTACGCACCGCGCTGTTTCGCCTTAACAAAGAGGGCTGGCTGGATGTTTCCCGCATCGGGCGTCGCAGCTTTTACCGCCTGAGCGATAAGGGGCTGCGCCTGACGCGCCGTGCGGAGAATAAGATCTACCGTGCGGAACTGCCCGCCTGGGACGGAAAATGGCTATTGCTGCTCTCAGAAGGGCTGGACAAAACCACCCTCGCCGACGTCAAAAAACAGCTGATCTGGCAGGGGTTTGGCACGCTGGCACCGAGCCTGATGGCCTCGCCGTCGCAGCATCTGGCGGACGTGCAGTCTCTGCTTCACGATGCCGGGGTGGCGGAAAACGTGATTTTCTTTGAAGCCCACTCGCCGCTGGCGCTCTCCCGCGCCGCGCTGCGTTCACGCGTAGAAGAGTGCTGGCAGTTAACCGAGCAAAACGCGATGTACGAGTCGTTTATCAGCTCGTTCCGGCCGCTGCTCCCGCTGCTGAAAGAGGCCGCGCCGGAGGATCTGACGCCGGAACGCTGCTTCCAGATCCAGCTGCTGCTGATTCATTTTTATCGTCGCGTGGTGCTGAAAGACCCGCTGCTGCCGGAAGAGTTGCTGCCCGCGCACTGGGCGGGGCAAAGCGCCCGACAGCTCTGCATTAATATCTATCAACGTGTCGCGCCGGGGGCGCTGGCGTTTGTCAGCGAGAAGGGCGAAACCTCCGTGGGCGAACTGCCCGTGCCCGGCACGCTCTACTATCAACGCTTTGGTGGTCTTACAAGCGCATAA